The following proteins are co-located in the Gloeocapsa sp. PCC 7428 genome:
- a CDS encoding SDR family oxidoreductase: protein MINQQLKNKVALVAGATRGAGRGIATELGAAGAIVYVTGRTTRTQRSEYNRSETIEETADLVNQVGGCGIPIQVDHLDPAQVQALVARIENEQGRLNILVNDIGGEYLTEFNKPVWELSLERGLRMLRLAIDTHIITSHSALPLLIKNPGGLVVEITDGTAEHNSENYRLSLFYDLAKTSVIRMAWALAQELQPHLCTAVALTPGWLRSEIMLDSFGVSEANWQDATAKEPHFVISETPRYIGRAVACLAGDPNVARWSGQSLSSSQLAKVYGFTDLDGSQPDAWRYICEVQAAGLPADATGYR from the coding sequence ATGATCAATCAACAATTGAAGAACAAAGTTGCTTTGGTCGCAGGAGCGACGCGCGGTGCAGGTCGTGGCATTGCTACTGAACTAGGTGCAGCGGGGGCAATTGTTTATGTAACAGGTCGAACTACTCGCACTCAACGCTCTGAATATAACCGTTCTGAAACCATCGAAGAAACCGCAGATCTTGTCAATCAAGTGGGAGGTTGTGGTATACCCATTCAGGTCGATCATCTCGATCCTGCACAGGTTCAAGCTTTGGTAGCACGCATCGAAAACGAGCAAGGGCGGTTGAATATTTTGGTTAACGATATTGGCGGAGAATATTTGACAGAGTTTAACAAGCCCGTGTGGGAGCTTTCTCTAGAACGGGGGCTGCGGATGTTGAGGTTGGCGATCGACACGCACATTATTACTAGTCACTCCGCGCTGCCACTTTTAATCAAAAATCCAGGTGGACTAGTCGTCGAAATCACCGATGGTACGGCAGAACACAATAGCGAAAACTACCGATTATCGCTATTCTATGACCTGGCAAAAACCTCAGTCATCCGCATGGCTTGGGCTTTGGCACAAGAGCTTCAACCGCATCTATGCACAGCCGTTGCGCTCACTCCAGGCTGGTTGCGTTCAGAAATCATGCTGGATAGTTTTGGGGTCAGCGAAGCCAATTGGCAAGATGCAACCGCAAAAGAACCTCACTTTGTCATTTCTGAAACGCCCCGTTATATTGGTCGTGCGGTTGCGTGTCTTGCTGGAGATCCCAATGTTGCCCGTTGGAGTGGTCAATCGCTGTCGAGTAGTCAACTCGCGAAGGTCTACGGTTTTACAGATTTGGATGGCTCGCAGCCGGATGCTTGGCGCTATATTTGTGAGGTTCAAGCAGCAGGTTTGCCTGCTGATGCAACTGGATATCGGTAG
- a CDS encoding adenosine-specific kinase, translating into MQLQSIPVQIPEGSNVILGQSHFIKTVEDLYEIMTENSSQIKFGVAFCEASGPCLIRATGNEQVLQAAAINNAKAIAAGHSFIIVMQNAYPISVLNAIKQCPEVCNIYCATANPVEAIIVETDQGRGILGVVDGSAPKAVETAEDVRVRHQFLRQVGYKL; encoded by the coding sequence ATGCAACTACAATCTATTCCAGTTCAAATTCCAGAAGGAAGTAATGTCATTTTAGGTCAATCACATTTCATTAAAACAGTTGAAGATCTTTATGAAATCATGACTGAGAATTCCTCTCAGATTAAATTTGGTGTGGCGTTTTGTGAAGCATCAGGACCATGTTTAATCCGTGCTACTGGTAATGAACAAGTACTCCAAGCTGCTGCTATAAACAATGCAAAAGCGATCGCAGCGGGACACAGTTTTATTATTGTCATGCAAAACGCGTATCCAATTAGTGTTTTAAACGCGATTAAGCAATGTCCAGAAGTCTGCAACATTTACTGTGCTACTGCGAATCCTGTTGAAGCAATTATCGTTGAAACAGACCAAGGAAGAGGAATTTTAGGTGTTGTCGATGGTTCAGCACCAAAAGCTGTAGAAACTGCTGAAGATGTGCGCGTACGCCATCAATTCTTACGTCAAGTAGGCTATAAGCTTTAA
- a CDS encoding DUF3267 domain-containing protein, protein MKHPTSLATQNLQQRGYQLLDELTVNRTLAAKFFFLATAGFFLFLPIFLAIYAFFTGTNQDINFAFSQVQGWIGTLLLIILTIVLHELIHGAVMSIYGGKPRYGVGLSHFVLPYAYATSSKVFTRNQFLQITLAPFAIISVLGVLLMVVLQTPWLAIALAINAAGAIVDMWVSTIVWRYPRHVLAKDTVIGLRIYGKSGDRRVAHSANSLFWDFLTGFAMSMVVIWLGLGFVLPVILSMLGIETLILGISDTPLTLYQYQRTDGGGFLASIQFINVLALSSAVGLIYGFVKSSFNSTKSK, encoded by the coding sequence ATGAAACATCCTACTTCTTTAGCTACCCAAAACTTGCAACAACGCGGCTATCAACTATTAGATGAATTAACAGTTAATCGTACTTTAGCCGCTAAGTTTTTCTTTCTAGCTACCGCAGGTTTTTTCTTATTTTTACCAATTTTTTTAGCAATTTACGCTTTCTTTACAGGAACAAATCAAGACATTAATTTTGCCTTTTCGCAAGTGCAGGGATGGATCGGAACATTACTTCTAATAATATTAACAATTGTCTTGCACGAACTTATTCACGGTGCGGTAATGTCGATTTATGGCGGTAAACCGCGTTATGGAGTAGGGTTATCGCACTTTGTCTTACCTTATGCTTATGCAACTTCGAGCAAAGTTTTTACGCGCAATCAATTTTTACAGATTACGCTTGCGCCATTCGCGATCATCTCGGTTTTAGGTGTGTTGCTGATGGTTGTATTGCAGACACCGTGGTTAGCGATCGCACTCGCAATCAATGCAGCAGGTGCAATTGTCGATATGTGGGTGAGTACGATTGTTTGGCGCTACCCCCGCCATGTTTTAGCAAAAGATACAGTCATTGGCTTACGCATCTATGGTAAATCAGGCGATCGCCGCGTAGCGCATTCAGCAAATAGTTTATTCTGGGATTTCTTAACAGGCTTTGCGATGAGCATGGTAGTGATTTGGCTAGGATTGGGGTTTGTGCTACCGGTAATTTTATCAATGCTTGGTATAGAAACATTGATTTTGGGAATTTCTGATACTCCCTTAACTTTGTACCAATACCAGCGTACTGATGGAGGCGGATTTCTGGCTTCGATTCAGTTTATTAATGTTTTAGCATTAAGTAGTGCGGTGGGATTAATTTACGGATTTGTTAAATCGAGTTTTAACTCAACAAAGAGCAAATAG
- a CDS encoding RND family efflux transporter MFP subunit, translated as MISLPSLPKHSSKLFIYFGIALATAIALVLLLRPTPVKVEVGRVEQGKLQVTVNVEGMTRVRDRYILAAEVTGHLDRITLDECDVVEARDIVARIDPLPHTTAALAQARSRIAAAQANQRQVEARVAQTQAAFAQTQRDRQRAQYSAETGVISRQAREQAELNERTKIAEHNAALQAAQAARIASTHVRAHVSATPSLLKKYFADEQSAHFMVHLY; from the coding sequence ATGATATCACTGCCATCTCTACCAAAACACTCCTCAAAGTTATTTATCTATTTTGGTATTGCACTAGCAACGGCGATCGCACTCGTCTTATTGCTACGTCCTACTCCTGTTAAAGTTGAGGTAGGGCGCGTTGAACAAGGTAAACTACAAGTCACCGTCAATGTAGAGGGAATGACACGAGTGCGCGATCGCTACATTCTTGCAGCCGAAGTCACTGGACATCTAGACCGCATTACTTTGGATGAATGTGATGTTGTTGAGGCAAGAGATATTGTCGCGCGTATTGATCCTTTACCGCATACAACCGCAGCTTTAGCACAAGCACGCAGTCGCATTGCCGCAGCGCAGGCAAATCAACGACAAGTGGAAGCACGAGTTGCACAAACGCAAGCCGCTTTCGCACAAACCCAGCGCGATCGCCAACGGGCGCAATACTCTGCCGAAACAGGTGTTATCTCTCGGCAAGCGCGAGAACAAGCCGAGTTAAACGAACGCACGAAGATCGCAGAACATAACGCGGCACTCCAAGCCGCACAAGCAGCGCGAATTGCATCGACTCACGTACGCGCTCATGTGTCAGCAACGCCTTCCTTGCTTAAGAAATATTTCGCTGACGAGCAGAGTGCACATTTTATGGTACATTTGTACTAA
- a CDS encoding arylamine N-acetyltransferase encodes MRNQTPDAIDLDAYFQRIGYSGDRSPTLETLQAIHLHHATSIAFENLNSLLKQPVALDLKSLQQKLIYEGRGGYCFEQNLLLRSVLLSLGFHVTNLAARVLWNLPPGTIAPRSHMLLRVGIDNEQHIADVGFGGLTLTAPLALTPNLEQRTPHELFRLLATERTYIMQAYIAQEWKSLYSFDLQEQQLPDYEVSNWYVSTHPNSLFVTSLIAARPNSRCRYALRNNRLTMHYLDGEIKQRVLTTVTELRTALENEFRIQLPAIANLDKTLQQLIAQTN; translated from the coding sequence ATGCGAAACCAAACACCTGACGCAATTGACCTCGATGCTTATTTTCAGCGCATCGGCTACAGCGGCGATCGCTCTCCAACGCTCGAAACATTACAAGCAATTCACCTCCATCATGCAACGTCGATTGCGTTTGAAAATCTTAATTCGTTGCTCAAACAACCTGTTGCGCTAGATCTCAAGTCTTTACAACAAAAGCTGATCTACGAAGGTCGTGGTGGCTATTGCTTTGAGCAAAATCTATTATTGCGCTCAGTCCTACTTTCACTTGGCTTTCATGTAACAAACCTAGCAGCGCGCGTGTTGTGGAATTTGCCACCAGGAACAATCGCGCCGCGCAGTCATATGCTGCTGCGGGTCGGTATTGATAACGAGCAACACATTGCAGATGTCGGCTTTGGGGGCTTAACACTCACTGCACCACTTGCTTTAACACCGAACCTTGAACAAAGGACACCCCATGAACTGTTTCGATTACTTGCAACTGAGCGCACTTACATCATGCAGGCATATATCGCTCAGGAATGGAAATCTCTTTACTCTTTTGATCTGCAAGAGCAGCAACTCCCAGATTATGAGGTAAGCAATTGGTATGTCTCAACTCACCCAAACTCACTGTTTGTAACGTCACTTATTGCAGCTAGACCAAACTCGCGCTGTCGCTATGCATTGCGAAATAACCGACTAACAATGCATTATCTTGATGGTGAGATAAAACAGCGCGTACTTACTACCGTGACAGAGTTGCGTACTGCGCTTGAGAATGAATTTCGCATACAATTACCAGCGATCGCAAATCTTGACAAGACTTTACAACAGCTAATTGCGCAAACTAATTAG
- the eis gene encoding enhanced intracellular survival protein Eis — MMSHFKYDVISNAEDEQRLGKILQQCFNSPSDSIKTYFQRVGRENYRSISDSTRMIGGLAILPQGQWFGGECVPMGGIAAVGIAPEYRGSGAALELMKQTIRELYRRGIPISTLYAATQRLYRQVGYEQGGSLCSWEMPTQSIVMRDCAQRSARSDRTLPMQAVDLDCHEFSHLHQQQAKSTNGYLQRHQSIWQEKIKSSTYAYLIGANQPEGYLMFQQQQLNNSECLAIRDLVLLTSGAVRRFWTFISDHRSQVEKVYWKHSATNFLTLNLPEQTAKIVDLTHWMMRIVDVVKALEKRGYPEDLTTELHLAITDELIGENNGNFILKVTQGHGEVTKGGQGELKLDISGLSPLYTGLFTPQQLQLMGRLAATETALLSATQIFAGSLPWMPDFF, encoded by the coding sequence ATGATGTCTCACTTTAAATATGACGTTATCTCGAACGCTGAAGACGAGCAACGACTAGGAAAAATTTTACAGCAGTGCTTCAACTCTCCATCCGACAGCATCAAGACTTACTTTCAACGTGTTGGTAGAGAAAACTACCGCAGTATCAGCGATTCAACTCGAATGATCGGTGGTTTAGCCATCCTTCCGCAAGGACAATGGTTTGGTGGTGAATGTGTTCCTATGGGAGGAATCGCAGCAGTAGGGATAGCCCCAGAATATCGCGGTTCTGGTGCAGCATTGGAATTAATGAAACAAACAATTCGAGAACTTTATAGACGAGGTATCCCAATTTCAACGCTTTATGCTGCAACGCAAAGACTCTATCGCCAAGTGGGGTACGAACAAGGCGGAAGCCTTTGCAGTTGGGAAATGCCGACACAGAGTATTGTAATGCGTGATTGCGCGCAGCGCAGCGCCCGAAGCGATCGCACACTGCCAATGCAAGCTGTCGATCTCGATTGTCATGAATTCTCTCATCTGCATCAGCAACAAGCAAAATCAACAAATGGATATTTGCAACGCCATCAATCAATTTGGCAAGAGAAAATCAAATCATCTACTTATGCTTATTTGATTGGTGCAAATCAACCTGAAGGCTATTTAATGTTTCAGCAACAGCAACTCAATAATAGTGAATGTCTTGCTATAAGAGATTTAGTCTTACTAACTTCAGGTGCAGTGCGACGTTTCTGGACATTTATCAGCGATCATCGTTCGCAAGTTGAGAAAGTCTATTGGAAACATTCAGCTACTAATTTTTTAACATTAAACCTGCCAGAACAAACAGCAAAAATAGTAGATTTAACACATTGGATGATGCGGATTGTTGATGTTGTAAAAGCTTTAGAAAAACGCGGCTATCCAGAAGATTTGACAACTGAATTACATTTAGCAATTACGGACGAGTTAATAGGAGAAAATAATGGCAACTTCATTCTGAAAGTAACGCAAGGACACGGTGAAGTGACTAAGGGAGGACAAGGAGAATTAAAACTTGATATTAGTGGATTATCGCCGCTTTATACAGGATTATTTACACCACAGCAATTGCAACTTATGGGACGCTTAGCAGCTACAGAAACAGCTTTGTTAAGTGCAACACAGATCTTTGCAGGGTCTTTGCCTTGGATGCCAGATTTCTTTTAG
- a CDS encoding mechanosensitive ion channel family protein: MGKRKQADKIRIVVFVTSLILLRSHIGLAQDIPIINTPLNSSVEVPVDGVFFADILVRGRPIFQVGSLPELDATERAQIINRRIASVLARSQPIETVTVQTSPQRNIATLQVNNRVLMTVTQQDAEDFGVSVEELAQQWAIALNQAFDQPPLAIDVVQRVNITMRELLRDIIDNLPSIIGGLIVVALTWAIARGVRQVAYSWAQRTEGDRSTEILIAKLGYGGVWVIGSIIALGVLGLDFTALLGTLGLTTVAIGFSLRDILGNYISGVILLAARPFRLGDQVVIKEFEGTITQIQLRATTIQTYDGRMVYVPNQEVFQASITNNTASPVRRSSVIVGIDYAADINTAKQIIRDAVLTINGVEVSQPLEILVRELAPSTVNLEIRFWVNSRRMAFLEATSQVAQAVKESLMNEGIALPTDIYAIEFRNSLPILQQTVLEQPNGQGSEE, encoded by the coding sequence ATGGGCAAACGCAAACAAGCTGATAAAATACGCATTGTCGTGTTTGTCACTAGCTTGATATTATTGAGAAGTCATATCGGTTTAGCCCAAGATATTCCTATTATTAACACTCCGCTGAATTCGTCTGTAGAAGTTCCTGTAGATGGAGTGTTTTTTGCAGATATCTTAGTACGCGGAAGACCAATTTTTCAAGTAGGTAGTTTACCGGAACTGGATGCAACAGAACGCGCGCAAATTATCAATCGCAGAATTGCGAGTGTCTTAGCGCGATCGCAACCTATAGAAACTGTTACTGTACAAACAAGTCCGCAACGCAATATCGCGACATTACAAGTTAATAATCGCGTGTTGATGACGGTAACGCAACAAGATGCGGAAGATTTTGGTGTTTCTGTGGAAGAATTGGCGCAACAGTGGGCGATCGCACTCAATCAAGCTTTTGATCAGCCACCGTTAGCCATTGATGTTGTGCAGCGCGTTAATATCACGATGCGCGAGTTACTCCGCGATATTATCGATAATTTACCCTCGATTATTGGTGGTTTAATTGTTGTGGCGTTGACATGGGCGATCGCGCGGGGAGTACGACAAGTTGCTTACAGTTGGGCGCAACGCACCGAAGGCGATCGCAGTACCGAAATTCTCATTGCTAAATTAGGATACGGTGGAGTATGGGTAATTGGTTCGATAATCGCCCTAGGAGTCTTAGGACTTGATTTTACTGCGTTACTTGGTACATTAGGATTAACTACAGTTGCGATTGGTTTTAGTCTCCGAGATATTTTAGGTAATTATATTTCTGGTGTCATTTTACTGGCTGCTCGACCGTTTCGACTCGGCGATCAAGTTGTTATTAAAGAATTTGAAGGCACAATTACTCAAATTCAACTCCGCGCGACTACGATTCAAACTTATGATGGGCGGATGGTATACGTCCCCAATCAAGAAGTTTTTCAGGCGAGCATTACTAATAATACAGCTTCCCCAGTGCGTCGAAGTTCAGTGATCGTTGGAATTGATTATGCTGCGGATATTAATACTGCAAAACAGATTATTAGAGACGCTGTTTTAACAATCAACGGTGTAGAAGTGAGTCAACCGCTAGAAATTTTAGTTCGCGAACTCGCGCCGAGTACGGTAAATCTTGAAATTCGCTTTTGGGTAAATTCGCGCCGCATGGCTTTTTTAGAAGCAACTTCGCAGGTTGCGCAAGCGGTTAAAGAGTCACTCATGAATGAGGGAATTGCATTACCAACGGATATTTATGCTATAGAATTTCGGAATTCTTTGCCAATTTTACAGCAAACAGTATTAGAACAACCGAATGGACAAGGAAGCGAAGAATGA
- a CDS encoding DUF1579 domain-containing protein, whose translation MKTELHKHDWLQKLVGEWTYEAEAIMMEPNQPPQKFTGTENVRSLDGVWLLAEGQGEMPGCGTATTVMTLGYDPQKQRYVGTWIGSMMTYLCVYEGELDAAENVLTLNTEAPAMTDERKMAKYKDAIEFIGDDRRVLTSYVLSDDGEWHWVMRTNYRRKQ comes from the coding sequence ATGAAAACTGAACTGCATAAACACGATTGGCTACAAAAGCTGGTTGGCGAGTGGACATACGAAGCAGAGGCGATAATGATGGAACCGAATCAGCCGCCGCAAAAGTTTACGGGAACTGAGAACGTGCGATCGCTCGATGGTGTGTGGTTGCTAGCCGAGGGACAGGGTGAAATGCCAGGCTGCGGTACTGCGACAACAGTGATGACGCTTGGCTACGACCCACAGAAGCAGCGTTATGTAGGCACCTGGATTGGATCAATGATGACTTACTTGTGTGTGTATGAAGGCGAACTAGACGCAGCTGAAAATGTTTTGACACTCAACACTGAAGCCCCCGCGATGACAGATGAGCGCAAAATGGCTAAGTACAAAGACGCGATCGAGTTTATCGGTGACGACCGTCGGGTACTGACATCGTATGTGTTGAGCGATGACGGCGAGTGGCACTGGGTTATGAGGACTAACTATCGGCGGAAGCAATAG
- a CDS encoding ABC transporter ATP-binding protein: MMKCDRLNLKHRHSIKLSSTLTMQNQHGQLPNSSAASNVGFHLQAITKVYRMGEVEVYALQSVDLDLYAGEFVVVLGSSGSGKSTLLNILGGLDVPSSGQIVFNRRDLTNARDVELTRFRRECIGFIFQFYNLIPSLTARENVALVTDIARRPMAPEEALSRVGLSDRINYFPSQMSGGEQQRVAIALAIAKRPQVLLCDEPTGALDFQTGKLVLEVLEQANRKLGAMTIVITHNAGISRMADRVITMRSGQILHIRRNKCKVAPAELEW, from the coding sequence ATGATGAAGTGCGATCGCCTAAACTTGAAGCATCGCCATAGTATAAAACTTTCATCAACTCTGACGATGCAAAACCAACACGGTCAGCTACCCAATTCCTCCGCTGCATCAAACGTTGGGTTTCATTTGCAAGCTATCACAAAGGTTTACCGCATGGGTGAAGTGGAGGTGTATGCATTACAGTCAGTAGACCTTGACTTGTACGCAGGTGAATTTGTTGTTGTCTTAGGATCTTCAGGTAGCGGCAAATCAACATTATTGAATATCTTAGGTGGATTAGATGTCCCTTCGAGTGGGCAGATCGTCTTTAATCGTCGCGACTTAACTAACGCTAGGGATGTAGAACTAACGCGCTTTCGTCGCGAGTGCATTGGTTTTATCTTTCAGTTCTATAACTTGATTCCTAGCCTAACAGCACGAGAAAATGTAGCATTAGTTACAGACATAGCGCGTCGTCCAATGGCACCAGAGGAAGCACTATCCAGAGTGGGATTAAGCGATCGCATCAACTATTTTCCCTCACAAATGTCGGGTGGCGAACAACAGCGCGTGGCAATTGCTCTAGCAATTGCAAAACGTCCACAGGTGTTACTATGTGACGAACCAACAGGCGCGCTTGATTTTCAAACGGGTAAACTTGTTTTAGAGGTCTTAGAGCAAGCTAATCGTAAATTGGGTGCAATGACGATTGTGATTACCCATAATGCGGGAATTTCAAGAATGGCTGACCGCGTAATTACAATGCGTAGTGGTCAAATTTTGCATATTCGCCGTAACAAATGCAAAGTTGCGCCGGCTGAATTGGAATGGTAA
- a CDS encoding SDR family oxidoreductase, whose translation MIDYGLSGKVALVTGVSRLQGIGFAIAHSLAKAGANVFTTYYRPYDALMPWGSCDREAEEIISLLQSYGVKVAGLEANLAELQVPKQLFEQVEDLLGSVDILINNAAYDEQVDIYSLSADLLDTHYAVNVRGTTLLCQEFAQRHDGRAGGRIINLTSGQSLAPMPENLPYAITKGAIEALTMSLSASLADKGITVNAVDLGATDTGWMNEDLRTQLAMESRFSRVGTPEDAARIILFLASTQAQWITGQIIRSRGGL comes from the coding sequence ATGATTGATTATGGGTTATCTGGTAAAGTTGCTTTAGTAACGGGAGTCAGTCGCCTTCAAGGTATTGGATTTGCGATCGCACATTCTTTGGCTAAAGCTGGAGCGAATGTTTTTACGACTTATTATCGTCCGTATGATGCATTGATGCCTTGGGGAAGTTGCGATCGCGAGGCAGAAGAAATCATTAGTTTACTACAATCTTATGGAGTAAAAGTTGCGGGATTGGAAGCGAATCTTGCTGAATTACAAGTACCAAAGCAGCTATTTGAGCAAGTAGAAGATTTGCTAGGTTCTGTGGATATTTTGATAAATAATGCAGCATATGACGAACAAGTAGATATCTACTCACTATCTGCTGATTTACTTGACACGCACTATGCAGTCAATGTGCGCGGCACAACGTTATTATGTCAAGAATTTGCACAGCGTCACGATGGGCGTGCAGGGGGAAGAATTATTAATTTAACTTCTGGTCAAAGTTTAGCACCTATGCCAGAGAACCTCCCTTATGCAATTACCAAAGGAGCAATTGAGGCGCTGACGATGAGTTTAAGTGCTAGCTTGGCAGATAAAGGTATTACAGTCAACGCGGTAGATCTAGGCGCAACAGATACAGGTTGGATGAATGAGGATCTTCGGACTCAACTAGCAATGGAATCACGTTTTAGTCGTGTCGGTACACCAGAAGATGCAGCACGTATTATTCTATTTCTTGCTTCTACACAAGCACAATGGATTACAGGACAAATTATTCGCTCAAGGGGTGGGTTGTAA
- a CDS encoding DUF4332 domain-containing protein, whose amino-acid sequence MQKVNRSSPTQILQKNWQISELPGLNIQEQAQLAQLGISTTLQLLQQCQTIHQRQALATQLRVRVETVNKWVALADLARIPSVGCQYCGVLLHAGIISVTQLAQTPLHRLHQQILRLQVATLQRRDLCPSRSEMQVWINQARSLVTHP is encoded by the coding sequence ATGCAAAAAGTAAATCGTTCGTCTCCAACTCAAATTCTACAAAAGAATTGGCAAATTAGCGAACTACCAGGATTAAACATCCAAGAACAAGCACAACTTGCACAACTTGGTATATCAACAACGCTGCAACTATTACAACAATGTCAAACGATTCATCAACGACAAGCCTTAGCAACACAGTTACGCGTTAGAGTTGAAACTGTCAACAAATGGGTAGCTTTAGCAGATTTAGCACGAATTCCCAGTGTCGGCTGTCAATATTGCGGCGTATTACTGCACGCAGGCATTATATCTGTTACCCAACTTGCGCAAACTCCACTGCATCGATTACATCAACAGATTTTGCGATTGCAAGTTGCAACACTCCAACGTCGCGATTTGTGTCCCTCGCGCAGTGAAATGCAAGTATGGATTAATCAAGCGCGATCGCTTGTCACCCACCCATAA